GGAAGCATTCATTGCGACATAAAACCCCACAACATTCTTCTTACTACTACTAATGGCTATAATTCAGCTGTAGTGGCAAAGATTGCTGATTTCGGGCTTGCCCTGAATACGGAACAAAACAGGAAGCAGAAGCAGGGGCTCAGAGGAACTAAATGGTTCATGGCACCTGAATCTCTACTTAAGCAGGAGTACGGTCCAGGAGTTGATATTTGGGCACTTGGATGCACGGTTTACGAGATGATCACTGGGAAACCCCTATGGGAATCATCAAATTCGGAACCAAATTTTGAGAATCCCAAACTGTCTCCAGAGGCAAAAGATTTCCTGAATAATTGTCTGGTCAAGAATCCAAGCTCGCGTTGGACTGCAGACATGCTCTTGAATCactcttttctgaaaatagCTGACATTGTCCAGCTTCCAGAGTTCACGAGGAAGAGGCCAGGTTATTTTTCACGGCTACGCCAAAACAAAGCATTAAGGAGACAGACACCTGTTCGTGATATGGTTACAGAAATTGGTGCTGATTCTGAAAGCGGAAACTCAGAACTTGGTACAGATTCTGAAGGCAGAAACTCAGAACTTGGTGCAGATTCTGAAGGCGAAAACTCAGGACTTGGTGCAGATTCTTAAGGCGGAAACTCCTCCCAAAGCTGCTAGTTTCTGGCAATACAACATTCGTTTGTAATGTATGTAAAGTAGTAAGAAGTATGTATGGGCTTCATTCTCTTACGAATTTGTTGGTTGGGGTATGTAGACCCCTTTAGATTTAATTATCCCTAATATAATGGAGCTTTAAATTATGAAAGAGAAGCGTTGAACAAATCTCCTG
The Solanum stenotomum isolate F172 chromosome 12, ASM1918654v1, whole genome shotgun sequence DNA segment above includes these coding regions:
- the LOC125847141 gene encoding mitogen-activated protein kinase kinase kinase 20-like, giving the protein MEEKEAEFMLKRGGTLGKGSYGFVSLAFTDTDSPMNVPYVIAVKSCTLSHSQSLQNERKFLRMFDACPQIIRFFGFKVTQEDDSHLYNLLLAYASVGSVADRLGERGLPEFQVQKHTKNILLGLSLIHKKGSIHCDIKPHNILLTTTNGYNSAVVAKIADFGLALNTEQNRKQKQGLRGTKWFMAPESLLKQEYGPGVDIWALGCTVYEMITGKPLWESSNSEPNFENPKLSPEAKDFLNNCLVKNPSSRWTADMLLNHSFLKIADIVQLPEFTRKRPGYFSRLRQNKALRRQTPVRDMVTEIGADSESGNSELGTDSEGRNSELGADSEGENSGLGADS